One window of Paenibacillus albicereus genomic DNA carries:
- the asd gene encoding archaetidylserine decarboxylase (Phosphatidylserine decarboxylase is synthesized as a single chain precursor. Generation of the pyruvoyl active site from a Ser is coupled to cleavage of a Gly-Ser bond between the larger (beta) and smaller (alpha chains). It is an integral membrane protein.), producing the protein MWTWFFRHLTELGSRKWLSRTTGRLAKSRASRGFIPRFARTYGIRVEEAEKALHDYATLNEFFTRRLKPGMRTIDPAADAVASPVDALVTGAGPIEDGTMLGIKGQDYTVEELLGGSPRIENYRDGYYIVLYLSPTDYHRIHVPVDGSIIEREHLPGRVYPVNEFGLTRMTRVLSRNERLVTYMKHGSQELALVKVGALNVSSIRYAEPQRSQAAKGDELAYFEFGSTVVLLFQDDSFLPREDLAVGLKVRMGERLGQLAP; encoded by the coding sequence ATGTGGACCTGGTTCTTCCGACATTTGACGGAGCTTGGCTCTCGCAAATGGCTCTCCCGCACGACGGGCAGGCTTGCCAAATCCCGAGCCAGCCGGGGCTTCATCCCCCGCTTTGCCCGCACGTACGGCATACGCGTCGAAGAAGCCGAAAAGGCTCTTCACGACTACGCGACGCTCAACGAGTTCTTTACCCGCCGCCTCAAGCCCGGCATGCGGACGATCGATCCGGCGGCCGACGCCGTCGCCAGTCCCGTCGATGCCCTCGTGACGGGGGCCGGCCCGATCGAGGACGGCACGATGCTCGGCATCAAGGGCCAGGACTACACGGTCGAGGAGCTGCTCGGCGGCTCTCCGCGAATCGAGAACTACCGCGACGGCTACTACATCGTGCTCTATCTCAGCCCGACCGACTATCACCGGATCCACGTGCCGGTGGACGGCTCGATCATCGAGCGCGAGCATCTGCCCGGGCGCGTGTATCCGGTCAACGAGTTCGGCCTCACCCGCATGACGAGAGTGCTCAGCCGCAACGAGCGCCTCGTCACGTACATGAAGCATGGCTCGCAGGAGCTCGCCCTCGTCAAAGTCGGCGCGCTCAACGTCAGCAGCATCCGCTATGCGGAGCCCCAGCGCTCCCAAGCGGCCAAAGGAGACGAGCTCGCCTACTTCGAGTTCGGCTCCACCGTCGTCCTGCTGTTCCAGGACGACAGCTTCCTCCCGCGCGAGGACCTGGCCGTCGGCCTGAAGGTCCGCATGGGCGAACGTCTCGGACAGCTGGCTCCTTGA
- a CDS encoding pyridoxamine 5'-phosphate oxidase family protein, translating into MRRKEFDQSGDHAELEAFLQEMSFGFLAAVRPDGTPGITPLNFVYWKGKVYFHGSRAGEKIKSVKAGGQVSFCVAREYALIPSYFKDPELACPATAFFKSVLLRGTTSLVEDLEEKADALQAMMAKLQPEGGHEPIRADDERYRGNLKGVAVIRLTVEEISAKFKFGQNLTEESREDIAAKLERRGCPFDPETASLMRRYAPET; encoded by the coding sequence ATGAGAAGAAAAGAGTTCGATCAAAGCGGCGACCATGCCGAGCTGGAGGCCTTTCTGCAGGAAATGAGCTTCGGCTTCCTGGCGGCGGTCCGTCCCGACGGGACGCCCGGCATCACCCCGCTCAACTTCGTCTACTGGAAGGGAAAGGTCTACTTTCACGGCAGCCGCGCGGGCGAGAAGATCAAGAGCGTGAAGGCAGGCGGGCAGGTCTCCTTCTGCGTCGCCCGCGAATATGCGCTGATTCCGTCCTACTTCAAGGACCCGGAGCTTGCCTGCCCGGCGACGGCTTTTTTCAAATCGGTGCTGCTGCGGGGAACAACATCGCTTGTCGAGGATCTGGAGGAAAAGGCGGACGCGCTGCAGGCGATGATGGCCAAGCTCCAGCCGGAGGGCGGCCATGAGCCGATCCGAGCGGACGACGAGCGGTACCGGGGCAATCTGAAAGGCGTCGCGGTCATCCGGCTGACCGTCGAGGAGATCAGCGCCAAGTTCAAGTTCGGCCAGAACTTGACCGAGGAGAGCCGGGAGGACATAGCCGCCAAGCTGGAGAGGCGCGGCTGTCCGTTCGACCCGGAGACCGCTTCGCTGATGCGGCGATATGCTCCGGAGACTTAG
- a CDS encoding HAD family hydrolase, with product MEFLLVFSLYRFILTGILIWDDGDPILKWLERSGADPKETIYIGDTTYDMECAQAAGVDFGLAVWGCRNHAEIQCLRRLERPQEILALLEEDEEA from the coding sequence ATGGAATTCCTCCTTGTATTCTCCTTGTATAGATTTATCCTAACAGGAATTTTGATCTGGGACGATGGGGACCCGATCCTGAAGTGGCTGGAGCGTTCCGGTGCTGACCCCAAAGAAACGATCTACATCGGCGATACGACGTACGATATGGAATGCGCGCAGGCAGCGGGAGTCGATTTCGGACTGGCGGTCTGGGGATGTCGGAACCACGCCGAAATTCAATGTCTCCGCAGGCTGGAACGGCCGCAGGAGATTCTTGCCCTGCTGGAGGAAGATGAAGAGGCTTGA
- a CDS encoding DUF1349 domain-containing protein, whose amino-acid sequence MNHSAFETFRWLNESRVRFEPDRIILHAPEKTDFFCPHGTESEEGTLPESLLNAPFYYTEVTGDFVMRVKVEHAFTSLYDSASIMVMQDLDVWAKACFELTDFGTHAVVSVVTNSVSDDANGCDIEGNSVWLQAARTGPSFAFHYSTDGIHFFMMRYFTLPAQETVKVGLLPQCPTGSGGDRFYSNFSLEHRTLKNIRAGK is encoded by the coding sequence TTGAATCACTCCGCTTTTGAGACGTTCCGCTGGCTGAATGAAAGCCGCGTTCGATTCGAGCCGGACCGGATCATCCTGCATGCGCCGGAAAAAACCGATTTCTTTTGTCCCCATGGCACGGAGTCCGAAGAAGGGACGCTACCCGAGAGTCTTCTCAACGCGCCCTTCTACTACACGGAGGTCACAGGAGATTTCGTCATGCGCGTCAAGGTCGAGCATGCGTTCACGAGCCTATACGACTCCGCCTCCATCATGGTCATGCAGGATCTGGACGTCTGGGCGAAGGCCTGCTTCGAGCTGACGGACTTCGGCACGCATGCCGTCGTCAGCGTCGTCACCAACTCGGTCTCGGACGATGCGAACGGCTGCGACATCGAGGGGAATTCCGTCTGGCTGCAGGCGGCCCGCACCGGCCCTTCCTTCGCGTTTCATTATTCGACCGACGGCATCCACTTTTTCATGATGCGGTATTTTACCCTGCCCGCCCAGGAGACCGTGAAGGTCGGCCTGCTGCCTCAATGCCCGACCGGATCTGGCGGAGATCGGTTTTATTCGAACTTCTCCCTTGAACATCGAACGCTGAAGAACATCCGCGCAGGGAAATGA
- a CDS encoding glycosyltransferase family 4 protein, producing the protein MAKQRVAFVTPGSFPIPSTGSSSVERVVEKMVPWLAADVEPVIYGRSAKGLSRVGKVGGVRCVRYPARDKSAYVRAVSASARRLGPDLIEVENRPGYVLTLGRRHPGTRIWLNLHSTSFIGAGAIRRDRLRASLRRAERVIVNSEFLRDEVVRRVPEAAAKVRVVPIGVDAERFLSRWEPEGAARRERLRQARGWQGRDVVLFMGRVIPLKGVHHLLSVLPRLAAEHPSVLLVVVGSPFYGSHRTTRYSRMLQRIGRRLRGQVQFVPYVPHDAVPDWFLAADIAAVPSGAREAFGLVNVEAMASGIPVVASRAGGMREIIVDGETGYLADPRRLEQELGDRLLALLRDAELRERMGRASRERVEQCYTWQATARRWLEVWAEAAEHP; encoded by the coding sequence GTGGCGAAGCAGAGAGTCGCGTTCGTGACGCCGGGATCGTTCCCGATCCCCTCGACGGGCAGCAGCTCGGTCGAGCGCGTCGTGGAAAAGATGGTGCCGTGGCTCGCCGCCGACGTCGAGCCGGTCATCTATGGCCGCAGCGCCAAAGGACTGTCGCGGGTCGGAAAGGTAGGCGGCGTCCGCTGCGTCCGCTATCCGGCCAGGGACAAGAGCGCTTACGTGCGGGCTGTAAGTGCCTCGGCGCGCCGGCTCGGGCCGGATCTGATCGAAGTCGAGAACAGACCCGGCTACGTGCTGACGCTAGGCCGTCGCCATCCGGGCACGCGCATCTGGCTGAACCTGCATTCGACCTCGTTCATCGGAGCGGGAGCGATTCGTCGGGACCGGCTGCGAGCGAGCTTGCGCAGGGCGGAGCGCGTCATCGTCAACAGCGAGTTCCTGCGCGACGAGGTCGTGCGCCGCGTGCCGGAGGCGGCCGCCAAGGTGCGCGTCGTGCCGATCGGCGTCGACGCGGAGCGGTTCCTGTCCCGGTGGGAGCCGGAAGGAGCGGCGAGGCGCGAGCGGCTGCGGCAGGCCCGAGGCTGGCAAGGCCGGGACGTCGTGCTGTTCATGGGGCGGGTCATCCCGCTCAAAGGGGTCCATCATCTGCTGAGCGTGCTGCCGCGCCTCGCCGCCGAGCATCCGAGCGTGCTGCTCGTCGTCGTCGGCAGCCCCTTCTACGGCTCGCACCGCACGACGCGCTACAGCAGGATGCTGCAGCGGATCGGACGCCGGCTGCGCGGGCAAGTGCAGTTCGTGCCTTACGTGCCGCATGACGCCGTGCCCGACTGGTTCCTGGCGGCGGACATCGCCGCTGTTCCTTCGGGCGCGCGCGAGGCGTTCGGCCTCGTCAACGTCGAGGCGATGGCGAGCGGCATCCCGGTCGTCGCCTCCCGCGCGGGCGGCATGCGCGAGATCATCGTCGACGGCGAGACCGGATATCTGGCCGATCCGAGGCGGCTCGAGCAGGAGCTCGGCGACCGGCTGCTCGCGCTGCTGCGCGATGCGGAGCTGCGGGAGCGGATGGGGCGCGCCAGCCGCGAGCGGGTGGAGCAGTGCTACACCTGGCAGGCGACGGCCCGGCGCTGGCTGGAGGTATGGGCGGAAGCGGCGGAGCACCCCTGA
- a CDS encoding bifunctional 2',3'-cyclic-nucleotide 2'-phosphodiesterase/3'-nucleotidase: MRWKPNWNKPTASVLAASVLSAQVLGGAVLFTGTAEAAADATIDLRVLSTTDVHTNVYGWDYFKNAASITVGMDRAATLIQENRNGNTLLVDNGDLIQGTPLGTYMAKKSDLMSNAEAMHPMMAVMNYLKYDAATFGNHEFNYGLDFLDRTIAEGVYKNLPGAAFPYVNANIYKVDGDTDKSNDENAFKPYVILEKKVLDSNQNEQTIKVGLIGLVTPQIMEWDKVNLEGKVYTEDISTTAAKFAPIVRAEGADVVIALAHSGFDATSPEGVGEENAINALTKVEGIDAVTFSHSHKVFPAATEDALDASFKDPSTKAPYNTASVKVDNVNGRINGTPAVQAGYGGNNIGLIDLKIVQSGSEWTVDKSASKASTKSIFKTVDKANSSTVAPDPQVQQLAAAAHNATINYTSEKLGSTSAPMNSFFAMVQDDPTVQAVTDAQKWFVQKAVSDTVYKDLPILSVGAPFKAGRNGPEEYTDIAAGDLTIRSASDLYLYDNTLKAIKVKGSVVKEWLEMSAGAFNTISPRKTTEQPILNPAFQVYNFDIIDGVNYEYDLTKPAKYDPNGKLINENSSRVSELTYNDQPLDLNQDFIVVTNNYRASGGGSFPGVKGAQMIVDSQEENRQVLMDYIKENGTINPTADQNWSLKPIEGNINVTFTSTPKAATVLPAGITYTGANNAKGFGIFKLGKLKKEFVPATSDVEVHLLGINDFHGQLDTVSTVSSKPAGTAAILATYLKEARAKYAAEGKPTILFHNGDSVGASAPVSSLERDKPTLEWLNMMQFDIGSLGNHEFDQGIDALKAQLYGGADPKNKTIVHGGVDFDYVNANVIEESTKKPLIQPYVIKEVGGVKIGFIGLVTKATPSKVSPAGTAGVSFLSAADEVAAVSGYAKELQEKGVQTIIVLAHDPAKTSGGTTVGEAVDLANALPADSPIDVIVAGDDHALANQEVNGKLIVQAYSYGSAYEDIKLVIDAATGDVKEKSAIVTSTFHEGKTPDADTVALVNKYLALHPELTQPVGTTDGSVVRTDAYNNEAPLGNLIADAMRFTNFEDGQASADFAFMNPGGIRADLPKGNVTYGDLAKVQPFGNQLMKLTLTGKQVKTLLEQQWGMKDGKPDTKTLQISGLKYTALMYKPVAERVTKLTLTDGTPIEDGKTYTAVVNNFMAAGGDNYKVLTEASKVVPGPIDLDSFIDYVVKTFGGKQITAKIEGRITNVKEEGTVPTPTPTTPVETPTPWTPSPTPSASPSASPSATPAPSATPAPTVTPAPSAAPDFSDIAKYAWASAAIQKLAALGILNGMGDGKFAPAEEVTRAQFIAMIARALQLDLTASSTSFKDVKVDAWFSSYVAAAVKAGLVQGSGNGKFEPSREVTREEMAIMIANAMKYAGKDQAVDKNEALAEFKDKAKIGSYAQNAVAQLVQSGVLNGMGDGTFAPKGLATRAQAAVILDRMLGQVS, from the coding sequence ATGAGATGGAAGCCGAATTGGAACAAACCGACCGCTTCCGTGCTGGCGGCATCCGTGCTGTCCGCGCAGGTTCTAGGCGGAGCCGTGCTGTTCACGGGAACGGCGGAGGCCGCTGCGGACGCGACGATCGACCTGCGCGTCCTGAGCACGACCGATGTCCATACGAACGTATACGGCTGGGACTATTTCAAGAACGCAGCCTCGATTACGGTCGGCATGGACCGGGCCGCGACGCTGATTCAAGAGAACCGCAACGGCAATACGCTCCTCGTCGACAACGGCGACCTCATCCAAGGCACTCCGCTCGGCACGTACATGGCCAAGAAGTCTGACCTGATGAGCAATGCCGAAGCGATGCATCCGATGATGGCCGTCATGAATTACCTCAAGTACGATGCAGCCACGTTCGGCAACCATGAGTTCAATTATGGCCTCGACTTCCTCGACCGCACTATCGCGGAAGGCGTCTACAAGAACCTGCCCGGCGCAGCCTTCCCTTATGTCAACGCCAACATCTACAAGGTTGACGGCGACACCGACAAATCCAACGATGAAAATGCGTTTAAACCTTATGTCATCCTTGAAAAGAAAGTCCTCGACTCCAACCAGAACGAGCAGACGATCAAGGTCGGCCTGATCGGCCTCGTCACGCCGCAGATCATGGAGTGGGACAAGGTCAATCTCGAAGGCAAGGTCTACACGGAGGACATCAGCACGACCGCCGCCAAATTCGCTCCGATCGTACGTGCGGAAGGCGCGGACGTCGTCATCGCCCTGGCGCATTCCGGCTTCGACGCGACGTCTCCGGAAGGCGTAGGCGAAGAGAACGCGATCAATGCCCTGACCAAGGTAGAGGGCATCGATGCGGTGACGTTCTCCCACTCCCATAAAGTCTTCCCTGCGGCGACAGAGGATGCCCTCGACGCAAGCTTCAAGGATCCTTCGACCAAGGCTCCATACAACACGGCGAGCGTCAAGGTCGACAATGTCAACGGCCGCATCAACGGCACGCCTGCCGTGCAAGCCGGCTACGGCGGCAACAATATCGGTCTGATCGACCTCAAGATCGTGCAAAGCGGCAGCGAGTGGACGGTGGACAAGTCCGCTTCCAAAGCCTCGACGAAGTCGATCTTCAAAACGGTCGACAAGGCGAACTCCTCGACGGTCGCTCCTGATCCTCAGGTACAGCAGCTCGCTGCAGCTGCCCACAACGCGACGATTAATTATACGAGCGAGAAGCTCGGCTCGACGAGCGCTCCGATGAACAGCTTCTTCGCGATGGTGCAGGACGATCCGACGGTGCAAGCCGTGACGGACGCTCAAAAGTGGTTCGTCCAGAAAGCCGTAAGCGACACGGTCTACAAGGATCTTCCGATCCTGAGCGTCGGCGCGCCGTTCAAGGCGGGACGCAACGGTCCGGAGGAGTATACGGACATCGCCGCCGGCGATCTCACGATCCGCAGCGCGAGCGACCTGTACCTGTACGACAATACGCTCAAGGCGATCAAGGTCAAGGGCTCCGTCGTCAAGGAATGGCTGGAGATGAGCGCCGGCGCGTTCAACACGATCAGCCCTCGCAAGACCACGGAACAGCCCATCCTCAACCCGGCGTTCCAAGTGTACAATTTTGACATCATCGACGGCGTCAACTATGAATACGACTTGACGAAACCTGCGAAATACGATCCGAACGGCAAGCTGATCAACGAGAATTCAAGCCGCGTCAGCGAGCTGACCTACAACGATCAGCCGCTTGATCTGAACCAGGACTTCATCGTCGTGACGAACAACTACCGCGCGAGCGGCGGCGGCAGCTTCCCGGGCGTCAAAGGCGCGCAGATGATCGTCGACTCCCAGGAAGAGAACCGTCAAGTATTGATGGATTACATCAAGGAGAACGGCACGATCAACCCGACGGCAGACCAGAACTGGTCGCTGAAGCCGATCGAAGGCAATATCAACGTGACGTTCACGTCGACGCCGAAAGCGGCGACCGTTCTCCCGGCGGGCATCACCTATACCGGCGCGAACAATGCAAAGGGCTTCGGCATCTTCAAGCTCGGCAAGCTGAAGAAGGAATTCGTGCCGGCCACTTCCGACGTGGAAGTCCACCTGCTCGGCATCAATGATTTCCATGGACAGCTGGACACCGTCTCTACGGTCAGCAGCAAGCCGGCAGGCACGGCAGCCATCCTGGCGACCTATCTGAAGGAAGCCCGCGCGAAATATGCGGCGGAAGGCAAGCCGACCATCCTGTTCCATAACGGCGACTCCGTCGGCGCATCCGCTCCGGTCTCGTCGCTGGAGCGCGACAAGCCGACATTGGAATGGCTGAACATGATGCAGTTCGACATCGGCTCCCTGGGCAACCATGAGTTCGACCAAGGCATCGACGCCCTGAAGGCGCAGCTGTACGGCGGCGCGGATCCGAAGAACAAAACCATCGTGCATGGCGGCGTCGACTTCGACTACGTCAATGCGAATGTAATCGAGGAAAGCACGAAAAAACCGCTGATCCAACCTTACGTCATCAAGGAAGTCGGCGGCGTGAAGATCGGCTTTATCGGCCTCGTCACGAAAGCCACTCCAAGCAAGGTATCTCCGGCTGGGACGGCAGGCGTAAGCTTCCTGAGCGCTGCCGATGAAGTCGCGGCTGTCAGCGGCTATGCGAAAGAACTGCAAGAAAAAGGCGTTCAAACCATCATCGTGCTGGCGCATGATCCGGCCAAGACATCCGGCGGCACGACGGTAGGCGAAGCGGTCGATCTGGCCAATGCTCTTCCGGCTGATTCTCCGATCGACGTCATCGTCGCGGGCGACGACCATGCTCTCGCCAACCAGGAAGTCAACGGCAAGCTGATCGTCCAAGCCTACTCCTACGGCTCGGCTTACGAAGACATCAAGCTCGTCATCGACGCTGCGACGGGTGACGTAAAAGAAAAGTCCGCCATCGTAACGTCGACCTTCCACGAAGGCAAGACGCCGGATGCGGATACGGTCGCTCTCGTCAACAAATATCTGGCGCTGCATCCGGAGCTGACCCAGCCGGTCGGCACGACGGACGGTTCGGTCGTCCGCACGGACGCCTACAACAACGAGGCGCCGCTCGGCAACCTGATCGCCGATGCGATGCGCTTCACGAACTTCGAGGACGGACAAGCTTCCGCCGACTTCGCCTTCATGAATCCGGGCGGCATCCGTGCCGATCTGCCGAAAGGCAACGTCACTTATGGCGATCTGGCCAAAGTCCAGCCGTTCGGCAACCAGCTGATGAAGCTGACGCTGACAGGCAAGCAAGTCAAGACGCTCCTGGAGCAGCAATGGGGAATGAAAGACGGCAAGCCGGATACGAAGACGCTGCAAATCTCCGGACTCAAGTACACCGCTCTGATGTACAAGCCGGTCGCAGAGCGCGTCACGAAGCTTACGCTGACGGACGGCACGCCGATCGAAGACGGCAAGACGTACACGGCAGTGGTGAACAACTTCATGGCCGCTGGCGGCGACAACTACAAGGTGCTGACCGAAGCGAGCAAGGTCGTGCCGGGTCCGATCGATCTGGATTCCTTCATCGACTATGTCGTCAAGACGTTCGGCGGCAAGCAAATCACCGCCAAGATCGAAGGACGCATCACGAACGTGAAAGAAGAAGGCACGGTGCCGACACCGACACCGACGACTCCGGTCGAAACGCCGACGCCATGGACTCCGTCGCCGACGCCTTCGGCAAGCCCGTCCGCTTCGCCAAGCGCGACGCCTGCGCCGAGCGCGACACCGGCTCCGACGGTTACGCCTGCGCCAAGCGCCGCTCCTGACTTCAGCGACATCGCCAAGTACGCTTGGGCTTCCGCTGCGATCCAGAAGCTGGCCGCTCTCGGCATCCTCAACGGCATGGGCGACGGCAAGTTCGCTCCGGCCGAAGAAGTGACGCGCGCTCAATTCATCGCGATGATCGCTCGCGCTCTGCAGCTGGACCTGACCGCCTCCTCGACTTCCTTCAAGGATGTCAAGGTGGATGCCTGGTTCAGCAGCTACGTCGCTGCCGCCGTCAAGGCCGGCCTCGTGCAAGGCAGCGGCAACGGCAAATTCGAGCCGAGCCGCGAAGTGACCCGCGAGGAGATGGCGATCATGATCGCCAACGCCATGAAGTACGCGGGCAAGGATCAAGCTGTCGACAAGAATGAGGCGCTGGCCGAGTTCAAGGACAAGGCGAAAATCGGCTCCTACGCTCAAAACGCTGTCGCTCAGCTGGTTCAATCCGGCGTGCTGAACGGCATGGGCGACGGAACGTTCGCGCCGAAAGGCTTGGCGACCCGCGCTCAAGCGGCGGTCATCCTCGACCGCATGCTCGGCCAAGTCTCCTAA
- a CDS encoding TspO/MBR family protein yields MNAISARSAALPVWQRAVNTAAFVLMIVMNALATLLPLGGKTTGELSDQYPVLLTPPGYVFSIWSVIYALLAGFIVYQWTSRGASRQSTRSVGLWFVLNALANSAWIVAWHYEQLGLSVVIMLVLLATLIVLYHRTQRAGGLNAPAGETLLVQLPFSLYLGWISVATIVNVTVLLYDSGWEGFGLGDTAWLTIGMIVAAIVGLGIGFLYRDPFFGLVQAWALSGIATKSELASSSSTLAWTLAGALVLSSLLQAWRRWGSSRR; encoded by the coding sequence ATGAACGCCATCTCTGCCCGCAGCGCCGCCCTCCCCGTCTGGCAGCGCGCCGTGAACACAGCCGCCTTCGTCCTGATGATCGTCATGAACGCGCTGGCGACGCTGCTGCCGCTCGGCGGCAAGACGACCGGCGAGCTGTCCGACCAATATCCCGTGCTGCTCACGCCTCCGGGCTACGTGTTCTCGATCTGGAGCGTCATCTACGCGCTGCTCGCCGGCTTCATCGTCTATCAGTGGACTTCCAGGGGGGCTTCGCGCCAATCAACGCGGAGCGTCGGCCTCTGGTTCGTGCTGAACGCGCTGGCCAACTCCGCCTGGATCGTCGCCTGGCACTACGAGCAGCTCGGCCTCAGCGTCGTCATCATGCTCGTGCTGCTGGCGACGCTGATCGTCCTCTATCACCGCACGCAGCGCGCCGGCGGCCTGAACGCTCCTGCCGGAGAGACGCTGCTCGTCCAGCTGCCGTTCAGCCTCTACCTCGGCTGGATCTCGGTCGCGACGATCGTCAACGTGACCGTGCTGCTCTACGACTCGGGCTGGGAAGGCTTCGGGCTCGGCGACACCGCGTGGCTGACGATCGGGATGATCGTCGCGGCCATCGTCGGCCTCGGCATCGGCTTCCTGTACCGCGACCCGTTCTTCGGCCTCGTCCAAGCCTGGGCGCTGAGCGGCATCGCGACCAAAAGCGAGCTCGCCTCCTCCTCGTCGACGCTCGCCTGGACGCTCGCGGGCGCGCTCGTCCTCTCCTCCCTGCTGCAGGCCTGGAGAAGGTGGGGAAGCTCGAGGCGCTGA
- a CDS encoding aminotransferase-like domain-containing protein gives MEPRLAYERLLEEGRSKREAMYESLKAQMWKGGLTRGERLPSTRRMAELYGISRGTVSQVYDMLQAEGYVDAEQGSGTYVAYEPAGGLHREKRDDSNRIAKERSGTSNLTPSASGLSSISGQTPSASGLSGPSFLLPSGSGSPEPDSPLPDISEPSAPSSLLPRAPLPRAIGQPQPLKPPAEPGPVDHGSRLPSGGILASPWFQRLEAAAPTGAEEQAIRGRSASSQRFASGQTDFRLFPAAEWKQALHAAVRQSMERPLADGYRELEAAGSLELRTAIAALLRRERGIQAVPEEIVVTSGSKQALALLLQTLAGPGDRFVMENPGYGGIREAALAAGAQVLGAEVDEHGIVPEDWDGRLAAVTPNRQFPTGAVLPASRRAELLAWAERRGALLVEDDYDGEFRYTGRPGEPLKAMDAHGRVVYLGSFSRTMYSGLRIGYAVAPPWLASRLVRAKSFYEPYSSGQLSALHRGLASLPGQPFRWSPAHAGLHQYAVWKAGEESYERLLMRAQELGVGWSDGRKYRVAEPAEARRPEPGALFGFAHLTEEEIAAGMERLAEAWRSARKE, from the coding sequence ATGGAGCCGAGGCTGGCTTATGAGAGGCTTCTGGAAGAAGGAAGGAGCAAGCGCGAAGCGATGTACGAGTCGCTGAAGGCGCAGATGTGGAAGGGAGGCTTGACCCGGGGAGAACGTCTGCCCAGCACGCGCCGGATGGCGGAGCTGTACGGCATCTCCCGGGGCACCGTGAGTCAGGTGTACGACATGCTGCAGGCGGAAGGGTATGTGGACGCCGAGCAAGGCAGCGGCACCTATGTCGCGTACGAGCCTGCCGGCGGCCTGCACAGGGAGAAGCGCGACGACTCCAATAGGATTGCGAAAGAACGGTCCGGGACAAGCAATCTGACGCCGAGCGCGAGCGGCCTGTCCAGTATCAGCGGCCAGACGCCGAGCGCGAGCGGCCTGTCCGGGCCCAGCTTCCTACTGCCGAGCGGGAGCGGATCTCCCGAGCCTGACAGCCCGCTGCCCGACATCAGCGAGCCATCTGCGCCAAGCAGCCTTCTGCCCCGTGCCCCGTTGCCCCGTGCGATCGGCCAGCCTCAGCCGCTGAAGCCTCCCGCCGAGCCGGGCCCGGTCGATCACGGCTCGAGGCTGCCGTCCGGCGGCATCCTCGCCAGCCCATGGTTCCAGCGGCTCGAGGCCGCCGCTCCGACAGGCGCAGAGGAGCAAGCGATTCGCGGCCGCTCGGCATCCTCGCAGCGCTTCGCTTCGGGTCAGACCGACTTCCGTCTGTTCCCCGCGGCCGAGTGGAAGCAGGCGCTGCATGCCGCGGTCCGGCAGTCGATGGAGCGGCCGCTGGCGGACGGCTACCGGGAGCTGGAGGCCGCGGGCAGCCTGGAGCTGAGGACCGCGATCGCGGCGCTGCTGAGGCGCGAGCGGGGCATCCAAGCGGTGCCGGAAGAGATCGTCGTGACGAGCGGCTCCAAGCAGGCGCTGGCGCTGCTGCTGCAGACGCTGGCCGGCCCTGGAGACCGCTTCGTCATGGAGAATCCCGGCTATGGCGGCATCCGGGAAGCAGCGCTGGCGGCCGGCGCGCAGGTGCTGGGCGCGGAAGTCGACGAGCACGGGATCGTGCCGGAAGACTGGGACGGCCGGCTGGCCGCCGTGACGCCGAACCGCCAGTTCCCGACCGGCGCGGTGCTGCCCGCCTCCCGGCGGGCGGAGCTGCTGGCGTGGGCCGAGAGGCGCGGGGCGCTGCTGGTTGAGGACGACTATGACGGCGAGTTCCGCTACACCGGCAGGCCGGGCGAGCCGCTCAAGGCGATGGACGCGCATGGGCGCGTCGTCTATCTCGGCAGCTTTTCCCGCACGATGTACAGCGGGCTGCGGATCGGCTATGCGGTCGCGCCTCCGTGGCTCGCGTCCCGGCTCGTCCGCGCCAAGTCGTTTTACGAGCCGTATTCGTCCGGACAGCTGTCCGCTCTGCATCGCGGGCTGGCTTCGCTGCCCGGCCAGCCGTTCCGCTGGTCGCCCGCGCATGCCGGACTGCATCAATACGCCGTATGGAAGGCGGGCGAAGAGAGCTACGAGCGTCTGCTGATGCGGGCCCAAGAGCTCGGCGTCGGCTGGAGCGACGGCCGCAAGTACCGGGTTGCGGAGCCGGCGGAGGCGAGGCGTCCCGAGCCGGGGGCGTTGTTCGGCTTTGCGCATTTGACGGAGGAGGAGATCGCGGCAGGCATGGAGCGGCTGGCGGAGGCATGGCGGTCGGCGAGGAAGGAATGA